The sequence below is a genomic window from Haloferax mediterranei ATCC 33500.
AGCGACACGAAACTGGCGAGCGCCAGCATGAACACCGAGAGCGCGTCGGCGACGAGCGTGATGCCGAACGGCGCGGCCCAGTTGGACACCTGGTAGACCAGCGTGGTCGATTCGCCTCCGAGCGGAAGTATCACCGCGTCGAACAGGGCGGCGACGGCGACGAGGTAGCCGACGCCCCCGAGCAGACTGACCGTCCGCTGGAGTAGGTCGCTCGGGCGCGTGAGCAGTGTCAAGATGGCTGTCACGAGGGCCACGAGGAGCGGTGCGATGACGAGCGTGCTCATCTGCTACCTCCGAGTTCGTACATGTCGATGGTTCCGTGTTCCTCGTACACCCGGTAGGTCAAGACGAGGGCCAGTGCCGTCGTCCCGAAGCCGATGACGATGGCGGTGAGCACCAGCGCCTGCACGATTGGGTCCGAAGGCGCGGGGCCGCCGCCACCGTGACCGGAGAGGATGGGTGCGAGTCCGTCGAACCCACCCATGGTGACGAGGTAGACGTTCGCCGATTGGCTGATGATGCTGATACCCCAGACGACGCGTACGACGTCGCGGCGAAGGACGAGGTACGTGCCGATCATAAAGAGGATGCCGAGGATGGCGGCGAGGAAAACTTGGGTCATTCGTTACCGACCTCCGCGACGATAGTGAGGAGTCCCCCGACGACGGCAAAGAAGACGCCGAGGTCGAAGGCGAACGCGCTCGCGACTTCGAGTTCGCCGTAAATCGGGACGTGCTCCAAAAAGAGCACACCCTGCGTGAGGAACGGCGCGTCGAACGCGAGCGGCGCGAGACTGGATGCGACCGCGATGGCGAGACCGAGCGATGCCATCCAGCGGTAGTTTTCGACGAGTCGGTGTTGCTCCGACCCGTCGGGTGCGATGTCGAGAATCTCGCGCTGGATGAAATCCAGCCCGAAGATGACGTACACGAGCGCGAAGGCGGCGGCGGCGAGGACGGCCCCGATGAAGCCGCCGCCCGGCAGGTTGTGCCCGCGGAACAGGAGCGCAATCGCCGTCACCAGAATGATGGGGACGACGATGCGCGCGACAGTCCGCGAGATGACCGTCGTGCGGCCGGATGACCCGCTCATTGCGTCTCACCCTGCCCTCGCATGCGAATCAGCGTCAGGATGGCAAGCGACGCCATCACGACGACCGAAATCTCTCCCATCGTATCGAATCCGCGGAAGTCGACGAGGATGACGTTGACGATGTTCGACCCGCCACCGAAGTCCGCGAAGAACGTCCCGTGTTCGGCGGGGACGCCCGCGTGGTGGATGAAGAATTCCTTCAAGCTCCCATCAGGGTCTGCATTCGTCGAGAACAGGACGGTGAGGAACACCGTCCCACCGACGGCAAACGAGAGGAGACCATCGCGGATGAAGACGAGTCGGTCGGGTGCGTCGCCGTAGAACGCCGGGAGGCGGTCCAAGACGAGCAGGAAGATGACCAACACGAGCGTCTCGACGACGAGTTGCGTCAACGCGAGGTCGGGTGCATCCGCGAGGATGTAGAAGATGGCGACCATGAAGCCGACGATAGAGAGCGTCAACACACCGGCGACGTGCGAGGGTGCGACATCGACGGCGAACGCGCCGACGAGCGCGACCAAGAGGACGAGTACGATGGGAATCGAGACGCTGAGTCCCTCGATATTCGGCATCGGAACCCCGGCGGCCGCGTAGCCGCCGAGTGCGAGCGCGACGAAGCCGAAGAGACCCCACGTCGCGTACGTGCGGAGGAGTCCCGTCTGAATCTTCGGCGTAACGGCGACGCTCGTGGTCGTCAGTCCTTCGACGAAGTTGTCGTACCACCAGTTCGCGCGGACCGGGCCGCGCAGGGCCGCATTGATAGCGTCGTGGATTCGGTCGTAGAACGGGAAGGCCGCCGCACCGACGACGATAGTGATGATACTCATGATGACGTACGGCGTCAGTTTCGTCGGGAAGTGCACCGAAAAGGAGTGCGCTTCCCCGGGGACGACGCTCCCGTAGACCTGTCCGACCAAGCCCTCGATGAAGAGGTTCGGGTCGGCGGAGATGGCGAGCACGAGCGCGCCGAGAATGGCCGGCGGAACGAGCATCGCCACCGGCGGGCGGTGGACGTGTCCCAGTCCATCGGGTTCGTCGCCGAAGAACAGCGAGGCGAATTTGATGGAGTAGAGGAACGTGAAGACGCTCCCGAACACCGCGACGACCGGGAAGGCCCACGCGATACCGCCCATGTGTTCGGCGGCGTGGTAGGACGCCTCGAACAGCAGTTCTTTCGAGTAGAAGCCGTTGAACGGCGGGAAGCCGGCCATCGAAAGCGACGCGACGACGGCGATGACCGCCGTAATCGGAAGATGCTTTCGGAGGCCGCCGAGGCGGTCAATGTTCCGTGTTCCGGCCTCGTGGGCGATGATGCCCGCGACCATGAACAGCGCCGCCTTGAAGCTCGCGTGGTTCAGGATGTGGAACGCGCCGGCTTCGGCACCGTAGCTGTTTGCGAAGCCGAAGGCGGCGATGATGAGTCCCAGATGGGACGCAGTAGAGTACGCGAGTAGTTCCTTGATGTCGGTCGCACTCACCGCGAGCATGGCCGCGACAGTCATCGTCAGCAGGCCGAGCACGGCGAAGATAAGCGTCCAATCGCCGAGGACCGCGGCCTCTTTGGGGAGGAACAGCGGTCGGAAGCGACCGACGAGGTAGACGCCGGCTTTGACCATCGTCGCGGAGTGGAGGAACGCCGAAACCGGTGTGGGTGCCTCCATCGCGTTCGGAAGCCACACGTGGAACGGGACCTGTGCGGACTTCGTGGCTGCGCCGAGACCGATGAGGACGAGCACGGGAACGAGCAGCCCGGCGGACGAAAGCTCCGCACGGAGTACGTCCGCGTGCTCGACGAGCAGTTGGATGCTGTAGGTCGTGCCCTCGATTGCAGTCGTCTGGCCGGATGCCCAGACGAGAAGCAAGAATCCGACGAGCATGAACAGCCCTCCGGAGACGGTGATGAGCATCGACTTCCGAGCGGCGTACTGGGAGGACTTCTCTCCGGTGTAGTGACCGATGAGAATGAACGACGAGAGACTCGTCAGTTCCCAGAAGACGAACAGGGCGATGAGGTCGCCCGCGAGGGCCACCCCGAGCATCGACCCCATGAACGCCAACAGCGTCGCGTAGTATTTCGCCTGGCCCGGCTCGCCGTGCATGTAGCCTCCCGAGTAGGTGAGGATAAGCACGCCGACACCGCTGGCGAGGAAGGCGATGAGAAGCGCCAACCCATCTACGTGGAATGCCAGCGAGACGCCGAGCGAGGGAATCCAGTCGAACGCAACGGTTCCATGCGCCCCCGCGAGATATTGGTCCGTCACGAGGCCAAGAGTGACCAACGCGACAGTGGCCGCGAAGTACGCCGTGCGCTCCCCGAGAAGCCGATAAACGGCAGGGGTGAACGCCGCGGCGAGAAACGGCAGGAAGACGACCGCGAGGACGACTTCCGGTGTGGGTTGCACGGGCGAAGTTGTGAATAGCGCGGACTTAGGTGTTGTCAAACCTATCGGGCCTTCAGTATCGAACCAACCCACAAGACTACCTGAATTTCAAATAAAACCAGCATATTGGTTGGGATTCGAACTCGAACCCACCCGATTAGGCGGCTCACTTCGTGATTGTGAACTGTCTCAATTCTGTTCGTCTTGCAGTGTCACACGTCTGGGCATCGTGGCTCTGTACGTCTGAAAGAAACCCGTGACTCACGGTTCCAACCGACCGCTAGTGGTCTATTTTCGCCCGCATCTCTGACCAGTCACTGGTGGTCTGTCTCCGACTCGGGATACCGACACCTCCGAATCCGGGGGAAACGAATTCTCGTGTGGGTGAATGTCATGGTTGCGCAACTACTTTATACACACATTCGGACGCTTTCATCAGGATGGACGGAAGTGTGGCGAGTGACGAACTCCTCAACGTACTCGGAGATACCGAGTCGAGGGCGCTCCTCGTTGCCCTCTGTCGAGAACCACGGTCTGCAAAAGAACTCGGTGAGACGCTCGACCGTTCACTTCCGACCGTATACCGACGACTCGACCGACTGTGTGAGTGCGGTCTCGTGGCATCGACCACGGAGGTACGCAACGATGGGACACACTATCGCCGGTATGAATGTACGTTCGACCGGACGCTTGTCTCGCTGTCGGAAGACGGATTCCTCGTCGAGGTCGGTTCGGAAGGAGAGACACCCGAGAGCGAACGATAGGTGGGTTCGGTCGGCAGTTGTAGCACCCCAGTAGACCCGAGACAGCGGAGTTGATTCGTATATTAGTCAGTCTGCAACAAAATCCGCATGGATGATATGTTTCTGTCGATGTTCAGGATTGATTCGGTTTCCGCACCCGATTGTTAGTCATGGTACATACTATTGCTTGGTGAGTGGCTATTTTTCAGCGAGCGAAAGTCCACCTTCACATTTATAGCAACAAGTGACTATCTGGAATTCATGAACAGTCCAGGCGCGCGCTCCGGGCAGGGAGACGCGCAGCGTCAGGGCATGGGGGGAAACGAATGATAATCGACCCGGCACGGATGGCATCCGTGAACGGACCGGGACCCGACAGTGATGTCGCAATGGATGCGATTCGAGAGACAGCGGAGGGGGCTGTCTCGCTGGTCGCCGTCTACGGCGCGACAGCGTTCGACCTGTTTCACGTCGGGGAAACGGTCCGTGAGGCGTTCGGGAGTCGCGACGAACTCGTTGCACACCTGAGCTCGCTCGCCGAAGAGACTCGACGCGAGTTCATGGAACGTGGGTTGTTCTCCGGACTCAGTCCGGTCCAAAACAGCGTCGAATACCGGTTCGAAGAGCGTGACGACTACGGCGTCCTGCAGGTGTACTGCGGCGGCCGTGGTATGTTGCTCTTCGTCGAACCGGACGAACCCGTCGAACCACTTGTTCGGACGGCGTCACAACTTCTCGGCGGAATGTAACTGCACTCGGGACCTGCTATAGTAGCGTTTGCAAGTCATTGCACACTCGATCGGCCGCTGTCGTGCGGTCGGATGTGTAACCAGTTGCAAACGCTACTATAGTCCCGAGGACAGACTACTCGATACCTGAGTGGCGACACGGACCGCCAGTAGTGAAATCACATCAACCGGCTGTAACGAAGGTACTACTCCTCGGCAGTCGATACCGCGCATCGTGGGTCGGCGTGTCCGACAGCCTTCGAACCGCCACATTTTATGCCTAACCCGGGGAACGGGCGTCATGGACCAGTTGCGGCAGTCCCTTCTCGACGCGCCAATCATCCAAAAAGGAGACTACGAGTACTTCGTACACCCCATCAGCGACGGTGTTCCGATGCTGGAGCCGGGGCTCCTTCGCGAAATTGTCATCAAAATCATCCGCAAGGCGGACCTCGAAGATGTCGACAAAATCGTCACGCCCGCGGCCATGGGCATCCACATCTCCACCGCGGTTTCGCTCATGACGGACATCCCGCTTGTCGTTATCCGCAAGCGCGAGTACGGCCTCGACGGCGAGGTCTCGCTCCACCAGCAGACCGGCTACTCCGAGGGCGACATGTTCATCAACGACGTAGACGAGGGTGACCGCGTGCTCGTTCTCGACGACGTGCTCTCGACCGGTGGCACGATGAAGGCCGTTCTCGACGCCCTCGACCACATCGGTGCAGACGTGGTCGACACCGTCGCTATCATCAAGAAGGCCGGCCCGACCGAACTCGATGACTCGGAACACAACGTCAAGACGCTCATCAACGTGACCGTCGAAGACGGCGAAGTCGTCATCGTCGACGAACACGGCGACGACTAACTACGGTCGATACCGACCAACGATTTTTCTGGGGTACACACCTCACGTGTGTACTTCCGACCCACTCAGTCAGAGCAACGCTGCGCGCGTCCCCGAGACCCTTTATTAGTGAGTGAGACTCCCTGTTGGGCACTAACTTCAGGTAAATCGTTCATTCATTTTCGTATACGGAAGGGAGTTTGATTTTTGACAATATCAAGTAGCCGAAACATATTTATATACATGGTTGTTCACACCATTCATGGTTCGCGGTAACATTATCCATCCAAATCGACGAACGCTTTTGAAGACACTCGGTGCCGGCGGTCTCGCCGGGCTTGCAGGGTGTACCGGCGAGGACGGCGACGGTACGCCCACCGAAGATGGTGGTGGGGGCGGCGACGCGACGCCCGAGGACGACCTCGGTGACACGCTCGTCGGCCCCGATGGCGAGCAGGTGACGCTCAGTATGGTCTACTCCACAGGGGGCCAGACGACCAAGACCATCGCGCAGTTCGTCCAACAGGAGTATGGGAAATTAGGAATCGGCGTCGAGTTGACGGGGGTCCCGTTCAACACGATGCTCTCGAAGTACGCCCAGAACACGTACAAGCCGGAAGGCGGCGAAGAGCGCTCGTCGTTCAACGCCGGTCCCCGCGACGAGGCGACGAGTCAGGAACAGTGGGACCTCATGCTCGGTATCGGGTTTAACTCCTATCCGCGAACGCCGACCTCAATCCGCCCGTTCTGGACGAGCGAGGAGAAACGCGAACAAGCGACGACTAATTTCTACGGCTATCGCCCGAGCGAGAATATTGCCGGGATGCTCGACGAGGCGTCGAAAGAGACCGACGAGGCGAAGCGGCAAGAACTCCTCGCGGACGTATTCGGCATTCTCAGCCACGACCAACCCGTCAACTTCTACGAGTTCTCGGTCGACCTCAACGGCTTCCAGAAGGACATTGAAGGTATCAACCCCGGGCCGAGTATCGGCTATAACTCCCAGCAGTATTTCCGCGGTGAGTCCGGTAGCACGCCGTCCGTTACGGGCGCGTACAGTGTCGGTTCGGCCACTGACGCAAAAACGCTCAACCCAATTCGAATCAACGACGTATCGTCCTCGAATCGACTCGAACTCACACTCGATACTGCGTACACGCTCGACAATA
It includes:
- a CDS encoding sodium:proton antiporter — translated: MTQVFLAAILGILFMIGTYLVLRRDVVRVVWGISIISQSANVYLVTMGGFDGLAPILSGHGGGGPAPSDPIVQALVLTAIVIGFGTTALALVLTYRVYEEHGTIDMYELGGSR
- a CDS encoding MnhB domain-containing protein, with product MSGSSGRTTVISRTVARIVVPIILVTAIALLFRGHNLPGGGFIGAVLAAAAFALVYVIFGLDFIQREILDIAPDGSEQHRLVENYRWMASLGLAIAVASSLAPLAFDAPFLTQGVLFLEHVPIYGELEVASAFAFDLGVFFAVVGGLLTIVAEVGNE
- the mbhE gene encoding hydrogen gas-evolving membrane-bound hydrogenase subunit E, translated to MQPTPEVVLAVVFLPFLAAAFTPAVYRLLGERTAYFAATVALVTLGLVTDQYLAGAHGTVAFDWIPSLGVSLAFHVDGLALLIAFLASGVGVLILTYSGGYMHGEPGQAKYYATLLAFMGSMLGVALAGDLIALFVFWELTSLSSFILIGHYTGEKSSQYAARKSMLITVSGGLFMLVGFLLLVWASGQTTAIEGTTYSIQLLVEHADVLRAELSSAGLLVPVLVLIGLGAATKSAQVPFHVWLPNAMEAPTPVSAFLHSATMVKAGVYLVGRFRPLFLPKEAAVLGDWTLIFAVLGLLTMTVAAMLAVSATDIKELLAYSTASHLGLIIAAFGFANSYGAEAGAFHILNHASFKAALFMVAGIIAHEAGTRNIDRLGGLRKHLPITAVIAVVASLSMAGFPPFNGFYSKELLFEASYHAAEHMGGIAWAFPVVAVFGSVFTFLYSIKFASLFFGDEPDGLGHVHRPPVAMLVPPAILGALVLAISADPNLFIEGLVGQVYGSVVPGEAHSFSVHFPTKLTPYVIMSIITIVVGAAAFPFYDRIHDAINAALRGPVRANWWYDNFVEGLTTTSVAVTPKIQTGLLRTYATWGLFGFVALALGGYAAAGVPMPNIEGLSVSIPIVLVLLVALVGAFAVDVAPSHVAGVLTLSIVGFMVAIFYILADAPDLALTQLVVETLVLVIFLLVLDRLPAFYGDAPDRLVFIRDGLLSFAVGGTVFLTVLFSTNADPDGSLKEFFIHHAGVPAEHGTFFADFGGGSNIVNVILVDFRGFDTMGEISVVVMASLAILTLIRMRGQGETQ
- a CDS encoding ArsR/SmtB family transcription factor, which codes for MDGSVASDELLNVLGDTESRALLVALCREPRSAKELGETLDRSLPTVYRRLDRLCECGLVASTTEVRNDGTHYRRYECTFDRTLVSLSEDGFLVEVGSEGETPESER
- the hpt gene encoding hypoxanthine/guanine phosphoribosyltransferase → MDQLRQSLLDAPIIQKGDYEYFVHPISDGVPMLEPGLLREIVIKIIRKADLEDVDKIVTPAAMGIHISTAVSLMTDIPLVVIRKREYGLDGEVSLHQQTGYSEGDMFINDVDEGDRVLVLDDVLSTGGTMKAVLDALDHIGADVVDTVAIIKKAGPTELDDSEHNVKTLINVTVEDGEVVIVDEHGDD